The following coding sequences lie in one Salvelinus fontinalis isolate EN_2023a chromosome 21, ASM2944872v1, whole genome shotgun sequence genomic window:
- the LOC129818775 gene encoding E3 ubiquitin-protein ligase KCMF1 has product MSRHEGVSCDACLKGNFRGRRYKCLICYDYDLCASCYESGATTTRHTTEHAMQCILTRVDFDLYYGGEAFSVEQPQSFSCPYCGKMGYTETSLQEHVASEHTETSTEVICPICAALPGGDPNHVTDDFAAHLTLEHRAPRDLDESSGVRHVRRMFHPGRGLGGPRARRTNMHFTSSSTGGLSSSQSSSYSPSNREAMDPIAELLSQLSGVRRSAGGQLNSSGPSASQLQQLQMQLQLERQQAQAARQQLETARNTTRRSNPGGNISATIPPPSAVANSAGVAESNPMASHSSQFLLTRLNEPKMSEAERQALEGERADRSLFVQELLLSTLMREESSSSDEDERRDFASFGAMGCVDIMPLDVALENLNLKESGTGSYGSSSRSSKEPPPPPL; this is encoded by the exons GTGTGAGCTGTGACGCGTGTTTAAAAGGGAACTTCAGAGGGCGCCGGTACAAGTGTTTAATTTGCTACGACTACGACCTGTGCGCGTCGTGCTACGAGAGCGGCGCCACCACAACGAGACACACGACAGAACACGCCATGCAGTGTATATTAACCAGGGTAGATTTTG ACCTGTATTACGGCGGTGAGGCGTTCTCAGTAGAGCAGCCCCAGAGCTTTTCTTGTCCTTACTGTGGTAAAATGGGATACACAGAGACATCCCTACAGGAGCATGTCGCCTCAGAGCATACAGAGACCTCCACAGAGGTG ATCTGTCCAATATGTGCCGCGTTGCCGGGCGGGGACCCCAATCATGTGACCGACGACTTTGCTGCTCATCTCACACTTGAACACAGAGCACCGAGAGATTTA GATGAGTCCAGCGGCGTCCGGCACGTGCGTCGGATGTTCCACCCCGGCCGCGGGCTGGGCGGTCCAAGGGCACGCAGGACCAACATGCACTTTACTAGCAGCTCCACCGGGGGGCTCTCCTCCTCACAGAGCTCCTCGTACTCACCCAGTAACAGGGAAGCCATGGACCCCATAGCAG AGCTGTTGTCTCAGCTGTCGGGCGTGCGGCGTTCGGCGGGCGGCCAGCTCAACTCGTCGGGTCCATCCGCATCTCAGCTGCAGCAGTTACAGATGCAGCTGCAGCTGGAGCGCCAGCAGGCCCAGGCGGCCCGGCAACAGCTGGAGACGGCCAGGAACACCACGCGACGCTCCAACCCCGGCGGCAACATCAGCGCCACTATCCCCCCGCCCAGCGCCGTCGCCAACTCGGCTGGCGTGGCCGAGAGCAACCCCATGGCCTCCCACAGCTCCCAGTTCCTGCTCACACG GTTAAACGAGCCCAAGATGTCGGAGGCGGAGCGGCAGGCGCTGGAGGGCGAGCGCGCCGACCGCAGCCTGTTTGTTCAGGAGCTGCTGCTGAGCACGCTGATGCGCGAGGAGagctcttcctcggacgaggacgAGCGGCGAGATTTCGCCAGCTTTGGGGCAATGGGCTGCGTGGATATCATGCCTTTAGACGTGGCCCTGGAGAATCTCAACCTCAAGGAGAGCGGTACAGGCAGTTACGGCAGCAGCTCGAGGAGCTCTAAGGAGCCTCCACCGCCTCCTCTTTGA